A region from the Arachis ipaensis cultivar K30076 chromosome B01, Araip1.1, whole genome shotgun sequence genome encodes:
- the LOC107620263 gene encoding uncharacterized protein LOC107620263 isoform X2: MGIGGNIPPLRQMGTGMENKSEGGDGEQRGIPRPAPLTSLHTQPFFNCVVSAIGVYCLRRSRRRSMQLPPPPQNRCFSGRSSAVSAFVSVYVSLDHCRAAAIFRHPPFLVVTQLCCSPFSKSWLRIANSSTQGSRELETASANFLVPLLSSSPASLVVQYVDQHGTFFATSKMSALPIS; the protein is encoded by the exons ATGGGGATAGGGGGCAATATTCCCCCACTGCGGCAAATGGGGACGGGGATGGAAAACAAATCTGAGGGCGGGGATGGAGAGCAGAGAGGCATCCCCCGCCCTGCCCCGTTGACATCCCTACACACACAGCCTTTTTTCAACTGTGTCGTCTCTGCCATTGGTGTTTATTGTCTCCGCCGTAGCCGGCGCCGGAGCATGCAGctgccaccaccaccacaaaaCCGTTGCTTTTCTGGTCGTTCTTCCGCTGTTTCTGCTTTTGTTTCCGTGTATGTCTCTTTGGATCATTGCCGCGCCGCCGCTATATTCCGCCATCCGCCTTTCCTCGTCGTGACCCAACTCTGTTGTTCTCCATTCTCTAAAAGCTGGCTTCGCATTGCAAACTCTAGCACTCAAGGATCAAG GGAATTGGAAACGGCGTCGGCAAACTTTTTAGTTCCCCTGTTGAGTTCCTCTCCGGCAAGTCTTGTAG TTCAGTATGTGGACCAACATGGGACTTTCTTTGCTACATCGAAAATGTCTGCGTTGCCAATCTCTTGA
- the LOC107620263 gene encoding uncharacterized protein LOC107620263 isoform X1 has product MGNVIESFAQGIGNGVGKLFSSPVEFLSGKSCSSVCGPTWDFLCYIENVCVANLLRLAMVFILLYAVLLFFYLLHKLGVFGCIGRGLCKIIWACCSYCCIWEYACAFSCAKPHKIKRRRRRLRNTIDNRFYFATEQDYSDESISNRFPSLSRRRRDYKSSHLRKSLRVRNGDHARVKISSYKSKKHHGNNVMEHCDYKGNVHDIKVTRTSKFARKGVNRRKRILTK; this is encoded by the exons ATGGGCAACGTTATTGAGTCATTTGCTCAGGGAATTGGAAACGGCGTCGGCAAACTTTTTAGTTCCCCTGTTGAGTTCCTCTCCGGCAAGTCTTGTAG TTCAGTATGTGGACCAACATGGGACTTTCTTTGCTACATCGAAAATGTCTGCGTTGCCAATCTCTTGAGACTCGCCATGGTATTTATTCTGCTGTATGCAG TTCTATTATTCTTTTATCTGCTGCATAAATTAGGCGTATTCGGGTGCATTGGGCGGGGTCTTTGCAAAATAATATGGGCATGCTGTTCTTATTGTTGCATATGGGAATATGCTTGTGCTTTTTCGTGTGCCAAACCGCACAAGAttaaaaggaggaggaggagattaAGAAACACTATAGATAACAGGTTCTACTTCGCAACTGAACAAGATTATAGTGATGAAAGTATTTCAAATCGTTTTCCATCACTTTCGCGTAGAAGGAGAGACTACAAAAGCTCCCATTTAAGAAAATCTTTACGGGTTAGAAATGGTGATCATGCTCGAGTTAAGATTAGTAGTTATAAAAGCAAAAAGCATCATGGCAATAATGTAATGGAACATTGTGATTACAAAGGCAATGTTCATGATATTAAGGTAACTCGTACATCTAAGTTTGCTAGAAAAGGTGTCAATAGGAGAAAAAGAATTCTTACAAAGTAA